Below is a genomic region from Thunnus albacares chromosome 4, fThuAlb1.1, whole genome shotgun sequence.
TTTTAGTAATATGGAGCTTTTTACATAGAAATAGAGTAACCAGAATATTCTTACAAGCATAATTTTTCAATGCTTTGAAAACCACAAACTAAATTCCATTCACCACCATTGTATTGAGGTGTCAGCAGAAATTGCAGAGACTTATCTCTTAATTTCAGCAGATATTAAAAATCTATATGGTTAGATACAAAAACCTGACTGACATTGGGTTTTTGAAGCCAATATTTGAGAGTTACAATAATCTGACACTaatatatcagctgataattCTTTCTTTTATATAAACTCATAGCATTTAAGGATCCCTCGGTCACAATTCATTAAAGAATTGTGATGAAGATATGTACTaaacatttacagttaaaattaaaaaaaaaaaaaaaaaaacagtgttttgtaTTGTTGGTATTTCTTTtctgcaattttttttgttacttattggttgacatacagtatatgcagatACCAATACAGTATATCTGCTGAGGTAACATCAGCCGATATATCAGTTGGCTTCAAAGATGACAAAGAtgtctttttgtaatttgagtgaactgacTGTTTAAACaagataaatgatgatgatctgTTATTCACTGACAGCATATCCCATGAGTCTTAGCCATTTGCATGCTTTCAAGCCTGAGGAAGTGGTAGTTGTTGTATGCTAACaaaataattgttgttttaGCTTGGtcaaaatgatgacattttactGTCCCATACAGTTGTACTAATTTAGCTTAGAATACAGAAAACCCCAGAAacatgtttcagcttttcatatagatacattttgacatgtcatagcaggaaaagcacaggtgctgctaataacattaacaattgGTCCatttaagtgtcccagtaagtcataaaatacatatacaatACCTGGACCATGGACCTGAAACAACTAAATGGAATGCAGTCATGATTAATGTTAGTAGTTACACATATGCTTTTCCTGCTTACATTGCTAAATGTGTGCTGTAAAAAAGGTAGATTGTACTTTTGGACCCACAGTACAATAAGTTCCAAACACTTAGATTGCTCTGTTTTGgggtgattttatttatttattaatacaaaatgacaaaaaattcatttgttttaccaCTTGAGTGGCAGGCGCCACCAAAAAGATTCATTGAACATCCTACATTCATGTATATAAGTACAAAATTCTGAAACACGCATCACTTTCTATTGTAAACTTCAGTAATGCTGTGTCCTCCTTTCTCTATAGACTTTGGCGTATGGAGACATGAATCATGAGTGGATAGGGAACGAGTGGCTACCCAGCCTTGGTCTGCCTCAGTACCGATCCTACTTCATGGAGTGTCTGGTGGACGCGCGCATGCTGGACCACCTGACCAAGAAGGATCTGAGGAGCCACCTCAAGATGGTGGACAGCTTCCACAGGTCTGCAGCTAGCACGATTAGCTCAGCTGCCGTTTGATCAGCTTCCCCTTTCATCTGCTAACTAGATACATTAGCAATGGAGATGAGAAGGCTAACGGTGCATATGTGCTTGTGCTTTTCTATGTGTGGGTGATTGTTTATttccttatgtgtgtgtgtgtgttcgtatatttatgtgtatttttgcatgtgtgtgtgtaccagggCTAGTCTGCAGTATGGGATTATGTGCTTGAAGAGGCTCAATTATGACAGGAAAGACCTGGAGCGTCGGAGAGAGGACAGCCAACATGATATGAAAGGTACacttaagacacacacacagagtgacaaaaaaagcaataaagcacacacacacacacacatacatacgtTCATATGTTCAAACATGTCAACAGTCTCATCAGGCCAGAGTACCACTTATAGGTTTTGCCTGATATTGTCAAACTGGCCTGAGCATGGAGACAGCTGCACCTTTGACTGTCAAAAAGCCAACTGAAGAAAGGCCTACAATCTTATGATCCAAAGCTCCACATACCAAGAatggtccacacacacacacacacacacacacacacacacacacacacacacacacacacacacacacacacacacacacacacacacacacacacacacacacacagatctagCCAGCCCTTTCGCCCTTTTGACCTTGAGTTCTGCACATGAACTTGATTCAGCTGTCGTGTCAAATCAGAATCCTGccctgtttacacacacacacacacacacacacacacacacacacacacacacacaccgcctgTTCCAACTTGGAAAGCTGGCTGACAGCTGTGCTTTAAATTAACAAAGGGAGTGTGCCAGTGAGTTGACACTATGCGGACATGCACATTATCTCTTTATCtttcgttctctctctctctgtgtttctagATTTCTTGCTCTAAATCAAGTCACCCCTGTTTGGTGGTAATGATGTATGCTGATATGACATTGTGCTACAGCACCATGAATTTGAGCCACTATTTTTTGCTTTAGATGTGTTGGTGTGGACCAATGAACAGGTGATCCACTGGGTCCAGTCCATTGGTCTGAGGGAGTATAGTGGCAACATGTTGGAGAGCGGCGTTCATGGAGCGCTCCTCTCTCTGGATGAGACCTTCGACTACAGCAGCCTAGCACTCATCCTGCAGATCCCTATGCAGAACACACAGGTGCTTATAGAGGAAAAATCATTGTTGGTTCAGCATGCAATGATTGAACTATctgacacacagaaagacaatcAGTTTCATTGCAGAGGACATGTTTTGATCTGATTTTTGAAGGAAGTTTGGTCCATTTTGTGTCATGGAATACTAGCTAAAAACCCTCAATATGCACCGAtaatatttgttgtattttgtatcATAAAATCCCACACATTCACCACTTTTTATCCAGTACTTTAAGCTCACGGCAGGCATTTTGGCCTTTCTGCAGCCAGTCCATCTTCCAACAGTCACACTGTTGGAGGTTTTTATGAGAGCAATTGATTTACTTTTTGTTGGCGCAGTGGTTTGTGTACAGTCAGCATTTCTTTCTACTGTCAGCTACATGGTGCCAACATTTACTTCTGCTTCAGATTCTTTACCAAAAgtgctttgtttttatcacCTTGAATTTGCTTGAAAGAATTCACCACTTATGAGCTTTAGTGCAAATTACTTGAGTTTTCATATTCACATGTGATTACATGTGTTTTCAGCGGTTcaacagaaaacatgaacaaGGTGATCAAGGTTACTCCTATTTATCAGAGGAATTGATTTTAATTCCACAGACATTTCAAGAGTGATATTTTGCTCACAGCTCCACTTTATCATCTGCTCACAGAGgttgtgtttgctgtttttcaggCACGGCAGGTTCTGGAAAGGGAGTTCAACAACCTGTTAGCCTTGGGGACCGACCGACGACTAGAGGAGGTGACCTCTCAAGCTGCTGCTTTGATCAAATGCAATATTGTTGAAAATGGGGCAGTTGTCTAGCCTGACTTTTCTCCCTGTCCCCGCAGAGTGGAGATGACAAGTCTTTTCGACGCTCGCCGTCGTGGCGGAAGAGGTTTCGGGCACGTGAGGGAGGGGCAGGGCTGGGGATgatggcgggctccatggaaacGCTGCCTGCCGGCTTCCGCATGCCCTCCATGTCCATGCCACCTTCTGTGAATTTGATGCCCAAGAAGCAGCTGCAACCTGAAGGTGTGTCACAGTACTAACCAAAGTACTCAGccatatgtatttttctttgtctaTCTATGTGCTTACCATTCTCTCAGCTTGTCTTGACTGACTAACTGCATGCTGTGtgctctctgtcctgctgtgcCCAAAACCTCTCTCTGTCACGCCCTCTCAAGCTCCTCCTCCGGCACCCCCGAGACTCGACCCCTCGGCAGTGAGGACCTATTCATGCTAACTCCTCTCTGCTTACTAACAGGAGCGCTAATGCTAACAGGTAAGCTGACAAAACATCACCTGAAAGTGCTGAACTTACAGGTTAGTGCACTTTTAACTGGCATTGCCCAGCTGTGTGGTATGAGACAGGAATGTGGCACTAACTTATAGCAGAAATTGACAGCACTTGTACTAGGCTAATGTACTGATATGTGTATTCGGCTGATTTGGGCCTTTTAGCTAGTAAAGTGTGGTGTAAAATGTGTAATGTTAAAGTTATCGTTCATAgtgacaaaaccacaaaaaattATCACCCGAGTTTGCAGGAGTCTGATTTGTTCTCAGGAGTTGTTGGAGGccaaaacagagacaaaaggagagtgaatattaaaATCCATCAGGTGGATACAAACACAGCTGCAAATGAATGTcagtgttgctctgtgtttgctggaGGTGTTTACTAACGCATTTGCCATAATGAttttaaatgctgaaaaaatGTCAGTACTGTGTTTTCGCTTCTTCCACTGCCAGCTAAAagagctttaaaggtgcagtgtgtaagatttagtggcatctagcggtgaggttgcagattacaaccaactgaatacccctcaccCTTCACTTCCAAGCACGTAAGAGAACCTGTGGTGGCCACCAAACTCacgaaaaacatgaaaggccctctctagagccagtgtttggtttgtccattctgggcttcTGTAGAAATATGGTGGTGCAACACGGCGGGccccgtggaagaggacctgctccctctgtagatataaagggctcattctaaggtaacgaaaacatgattcttatttgcaggtgattatacactaattaaaacatacttatgaatattatgttcCATTTCTACCAAGTCACCAAGtttgctagatgccactaaattctacacactgcacctttaaagaatAACTGTGGCCAGACAAACCCCatgaaaaaccaaaaccaacaatgaattgatcttaTTGTACccaaagtctctctttataTGTGCTGTTTACATACATATGGTTTATTACTTCAtagaaaacacatcaatgagtcacagtTACAATGAAAACAGGCACTGCAGCTAATTTTGagtcgtcccccccccccccccatacatATCTACAAGCTGCTTTAACACTCACTACAACACCAAATGTGTATGGGAATAGTTTAATTTGGCATTTATGAGCTTTTGCCAATTTACTGTATGTCTAGGAAGTTATCCAATAATTTAAATATCTGCTTGTcaagataaaacaaacagacacaaactcactctttctctttctcccaaTCTGACTTTCTTAATCTCTTTTCTGTCCTCCAGTGCATTCTCATTACCTATACGGACACATGCTTGCGGCCTTTTGAGAGTGATATGCCAAATCTGGAGAGGGAGACCTGGGTGCCAGAGGGGGGGTAGGCTTCCCCCGCTGGCCCCTTTGTTGCCCAGCCTCACCTCTCACCTTTCACCTCTCACCTCTCCTTCGGACTCGTGCAATACAGAGGCCTAACTCTGACCTTTGAACTCCGAGAGTGCTCATTGGCTGCGCTTGCTGCTGTAAAGGAGACTCATCCTGGTCTCTCCCAGTTTACCCTAGTGCTCCCAGTAGccttgttgttgtggtgttgtgCTCCTGCTCCCCTGGTCTCAGCTGTGGGTTCTTGTCCTGGTTCTAATAGTCTCAACATGGCCAAGTCCAAACCAATCTTCCTCTGTCATCATGTCCTTGGCAACACACGAGTtggttaggttgtaaaaaaaaaaaaaaaaaaaaagttttaaaggGATGATGACTAGTTGTTGATTTGGAGTTGGGAATGATGAATACTTGTATAAATGGCAGATCCCACTGCACATTGCCCCTCTACCGGTTATGCAAGGTATTACTCATTTATCGTCTCTGTACATAAAATGGATGACTTATGttttttatagaaatattatatatatattggaaATATATATGGAAAATAATCTAATATCATTGCTGTATGAAACCCAATGCCCTGTATTCGATAgtgactgttctctctctctttctcttcctttctctttctctctgtgacggacctttgtgtgtcttttgctGTATGCTGTAAGTGTGTGAATCGTTAGTGGGAGGGTCTCACTAAGGTGGGGGTGTGTTTCTACAAGGACTCTTCACAGGTTCATGGGTCCAATTTCAAACTTCTCTCTTTGCGTCTTCTCCTGtactttcctttttcctcctcctcctcttcctctttttgacACTATGTAGCTGttacctctcctctctctccgcCTCTCTCGCCTTCTGTATGATACTATGTAGCCTAGAGTAGAGAGAATCCTTTAAtatgaagagtgtgtgtgtgtgtgtgtgtgtttgtgtgcgtgtgtgtgcgagtgAGCGAGTGAATGATATTCTGCTCAAGACTTGTAGAGAATTTGCGTGCGAAAGGCCGACCCCAGCCATGTGACCATGACTTTTCTCTGTGGATGGGTAGTGTGAACATTGTAGCTCCTCTCTGTTGATTCCTGACTTTCTCTCAAATCAAACTGTAAACTGCTGCTCAACATCAGCCAATGACATCCATATGAAACTGCTCCAAGTGACAGACTCGTCTAATCCTGTCACGTCACCTCCCATTTAGTTGCCATGGAGACGTGCCAGTGAGCAGTCAGTACTCTTGGCTGGCCAACTCCTCATCCAATGAGAACACAGCATATGAATCAGTGAAGTGCTGGATGGGTgtacaatctttttttttattttacagtttttccaaGGTGTCTAAAAGGTGTAATGTGCTATGTGGCAGCTATGAGTACTGTGTCTTTATTCCAGGTGTGAAACAATGCTGACAAATCAAGATTTTATTATTTGGCTATTTAAAAAGTGTACTGTATTTATGACACTATATAGACATAAgtaaagctgttttttaaagattttggGTGTTGTGTTCCTTTTGAAGTCTGGTTTTAGTCAAAGGCAACAACAGACAATGTATTGAAAATGGTCTTTATTGCAAGGATTGGAcagaaaatatcacttttcgGAACATCTACAAATACACAACAATCTTAGTtataaaagtcaaaaataagttagcaaaaaataaaaaataaaatggcaaAACCACTCTGTAGAAAAAGGGAACGTATTTACATCACTAGCATTTATAACCAGTTTAAATTAAGCAGATCTTGGTCAAAACTGCCATGGTACATATTGGCCCCACAAATAAACTCACGTTTTTTTAAgcattgaaaaacacacacaaaaaagaatgaaagatcAGGGAAAGGTTTCGAAAAGAGGAAAACTTAAATTAAGTAAGGAGAAAAAACAGGCTTTGTCATTCCTCTGTGGCTCTATTAGACTGGACGTGAGCCTAGCAGAGATCCACACTAGTAACTAGGTGTTGGGTTCATGCAGCAAAGTCCTTGAATCTCTAGTTAGACTAACCTCCTGTGGCTCTGACAGACAGGTCTGGACTGCAGGATAAGGCAGGGAATAAAGGGAATAAGGCCTCATTGTTAAGAGGAGGAATTACATTTGGCTAGCAGAGCCTTAGATTAGCAGAGCTACAATTCTgataaatcacaaatttgaaATTTAGCATGagccaaaacacaaaacacagatcATTTGAGctgaaaaataagtaaaattaGAATTTTGGATTAGTTAAAAGTCTGCTTTTCCAATTGtcattttgctttgtgtttgtgtgcacctATGGGTCCGCTGTGTGGAGCGTCTATTTGGGAATGTCCACAGGAAAGGCCACAGCTCCGTCTGCTGCAGTAATGCTGTCCACGATGGAGGTCAGGGCTTGCATGTTGCCCTGCTCTGGAGAGTCGGCAGCACTCAGGAGATCTGCGGAGAGACCCAGTCACATATTCATTATCTGAGAGAAGGCGCGCTGAGCTGCTGGTGCTGTGTAATGAGACTGTGTGTGAACTGTACTCACCCTCACTGCTGTAGCTCTGCGTGCACTGCTCGGGAGTGCTGCTCCACTCTGGGCTGCTGCAGCAGGTGCTGCCCGAACTGGGCTCGCTTGACGACGACACCTGTTACCATggagatgcacacacagaagTTGCTGTCACTCACTCGGTGTTATGACACTGCACACCCCACCCCATACAGAGACACAGTAGTGTAACACTACACACACAGCACCAATGCATCCTGTGACCCTCAGAGGCAAAAGTACATGATGAAAACTCTGTCAGCAAGAGAAATAAGACTCCatcagaaaatacaaacataaatcaTAAGATTTAAGAGATCTTCTGACATAAAGACCATTTAACAGTAACAATTGGAAAGATTTTGGCAACTGAATAGTTTTTACTATATTTTGGCACCTGTGTCATCAGTTTGTTTCACAGGTCTCCTTGAACCTTCAAACTGGTAAAAGATGTCTATCCTCTGAACACCTTACAATTGAAAActggattataactttaaaaaccTCTGAAAAGAATTGCAAGACACTGACGGGAAATGTACAATCAATCTGTGACTGATTATATGAATGATACGTCAGTTTATCACCCCAGTTGAAACCTCAAAACTTAGCCATGGTAATCAATTCCAAAGCAAGTTTTCACACATAAAAGAACATTTGCACCTCTCTTCAACTACTGCATTGTGCATTATGTCTCTTCCCTGtctgttctttctgtttgaCTTCTGGCCCTCTTTTCAGTGTTTAATATGTGACATTCTGCTTCTCGTCATCCCTCCTCTGTCCTACTCACTCTGGGCTGGGCCGGGCCGGGTCGGTAGTGTAGTCCCTGCTGCCCCGTCTCAGTGTCCTGCTGGTTGAGGGAGGACACCAGAGCCTGCAGCCTTTCAATATACTGGATGGCGCTCCGCAAGATCTCCACCTTGGGCAGCCTCTGGTTGGGGTTCATCAGGGTGCTCCTCTTCAGAGCATCAAAAGCTTCATTCACCTTCTTCAGGCGCCTCTTCTCCCTCAGTGTGGCCGCTCTCCGACGGTCCATGGTCACTGTCTTCCGTTTGCACAACTTGCAGGCCCACGGCAGGCACTGACCCGGGCAGTGGGGCTCGGAGTGAGGTGACAGGCTGGATGGAGAGGCTTTGTCCTCTGTTCCTGTCACCCCGACTCCGACACCTCCAGACAGACTCCCGCACAGCCCCATCATGGAGTTCCTGTCCTGGTAGCCACCTTGGTCGTACCCCCCGGGCAGGCGAGAGGGGAAGTAGCTGTCCCCTCCTTCATAGAAGCGCTGGTCAGGGAAGAAGTAAGGGTTGGTCTCAAAAAGCTCCATGCTTGGACAACGCAGTGGTCTGAAAGTGAGGGGGTAAAGATCCCTGTTTCCCCTGGAACTGCTCTACTGTATGTGCTCTTCGGTCCTGTGCCTGGAGCGTGTGTGTCGgagtgtacttgtgtgtgtgcctgtcttCGTCCCCGGCCTAAGTTTGTGATGAGTGGAAGACGTGTGGAGAACAACTGGTGTGGAGCAACTGTAGGCTGGCATTTAAACccctctgcctgctgcaggatCACAGGGTTAAATTTAGCACGAGCCCCCAGAAACCTGACACGACGTTTAGCTGTTGCTTCACATCTACACTTCACATCTCTGTTGGGCCCTGCTCTCGAGGGCTTTAGGGcccaattgtgtgtgtgtgtgtgtgtgtgcatgtgtgtatgccCTTGTGTGTGTCTTAAGAGGCCAGGATATGATCAGGTTGCCGTGGAAATGGGAGAGATAACCTCGGATCAAAGATGCCTGTCTTAATGAGCTAATCCCAGACTTGCGTCTCCCTCCATGACACCATACATGAAGTCCCCCGCcatggaggtggaggagggggccGGGCAGTAGGGACAGTCTGGAGACAGCTGTCACTTCTACTAGGAGCCAATGATATGCAATGACAAGAAGTTGTTTGTCTCCTAGCTCTTTATGGGAAGGAAACGAGGCCAGCGATTGTTGTTTACTCTAAACTAGGTCACAAGTAAATACTTCACCTTTGTTGTGACTGAAGCGATGTCAGGTTCAAAATGATCATCTAGGCCAGTACTAAATATGTAAAAGCTTAGACGACATAACAGCTCATGCCATTGTTGCTGGGTCTTGGTTTTATGTAACCACATTCATATCTGCTGACTTTCCTTCTAAATGATTACACAGTGTGATGCAAGTGACCTTCTGAGCTAAACTAGATTCAATACCAGACAGGCCTGTGCAGGAATGGACAGCACCAAGTTGTCACTGGTCCCTGTTACTCTCAGAAACCAAAGGACAACAATGAGGCGACCTCGTGGGGGAATGGCCTTCGTTGTCCTGACCGCTTCCTGCAAGTCGTGGCATTATAGCCTGGCCACCAAGTGTTAATCCTTCCAGGACATGTCTCACCTCATAGCTCACCGGCTAATTCAGACTGGCTTCCGCTAGCATGGACGAACAGCCAAAATACACACTTCTGTCAGCAGAGAAGAGGTATGGAATGACAGGCATAGCCTGAGATGTGTTACATCCCGTGTATCCTATGTCACTTACATAGGTTTATCACAGTAATATGCATATCTGGCAGGAAGTGTTTGATGGTCCTAGGTGCATACCACTGGCAACGACATATCAAGTCCAGCCTGGGACACTTGTCACATGTTGTCTTTGCTATGAAATGCTAGAATCTCACCATAACAAGTCAATAGGTTCATATTTTGTTATAATGAGAAGAAAAATTGATGTAATGGTGTTTCCAGTTCTCTTGAAATTGGTCAGATTACATCATTCTTTTGCActgaaggaggactgtggattttgtcccccatcgcTTTCATTAGAAGCACATTTGGAAACGTTCTCTTAATGGTtagcatgaacaggaggaataactACAGCACCTGAttattgtttaaagacagacatgaaaaattgtgaacatgcCCTTTAATTTGTGCTTTATTACAGGCAGATAATGTGGAAAGACtaacagtatacagtatgttgaaaaacacagaaagttaGACAAGTTAGAGTGAACAAGATGGCCATTTCCCATAAAAAGTTACAACATTATTCAGTTCACTTATATCCAttcttttaattcatatttCTTAGTTTTAGATTATAACCAATCAAGTTACATTATACTATgatttaaaactaaaattattGCTTGCGTAACTCTTTCGATGGTCAGTGGTGATTGAAATGATATCACTCCTAGTAGTATGAAATGATACAGACAGAGGAGTTCAGATCTGGGGGTGGGTGCCAGGCAGTGGTTGCAGTGGGTGGTGGTCTAGTCCTGGGCTCAGATCCTGGTTTTGGGGTTGAGGCAGAGTGCAGAGTCGTAGCTTGGCGCAGGGCTGCGGTGGGCTGTTAGTCTGTGATGGATAGTCACTGATGGTGGAACGAGTACAAAGACGGCTGTGTTGGACATGGGGGTACAGTGGGGAGGGGGTCTGCAGTGTGTCAGAGTCACTCATAACCCTCTGTCATCTTAACCCATTGTCAGCAGAACTAGagaaccgtgtgtgtgtgtgtgtgtgtgttgtgatagTTGTAGTGTCAGGCACACTTGTGTTTTGCTTGAGGAACAAGTCCCCTCTCAGCATTTTGGAGTGAACACTTGACATGCAGTGAATCGGGGAGGACCGGGTGTTTACTTGCTGTTTGTagatactgttcatactgtatcTTTCATCCTCAGTTCAGTCAGTGTAGATCAAACCTGATCAATTACATGTAAGAGataacacagaataaaaatgttaatatccATAATCATTATATTAGATATTCCTGAAGAGCTCATCTTATAAGGAAACATGTAAACAAGAGATAGCTGTGTAGAATCCAAATTATTTACACTGGAAAACATATTCTCTAcccaacatgtgtgtgtgtgtgtgtgtgtgtgtgtgtgtgtgtgtgtgtgtgtgtgtgtgtgtgcaggtcctctggtgtgcatgtttatgtatgtgttcttgcatgtacgtgtgtgtgtgtgtgtgtgtgtgtgtgtgtgtgtgtgtgtgtgtgtgtgtgtgtgtgtgtgtgtgtgcaccaggGATTGCCCTGTCACTGGCAACACTGTTCCACTTCTCCTCAGTGACAAGCAGCAGCACATTGCGGGACAGCTGAGCTGGAGGGAGGAGGGCGAAACAAGGGGGAGAGATCAGTCCTCCTCACCCCAGGTTAGCCTCAAGATCATCACTGACCTGGAGAGCTGCCGTCTGAGCACAGTTGGGAAATCTCATATGTAACAGGAGAGTAACACAACACCAGTGAAGGAGTGTTGATTAAAGGTGGATAAACTAGGATCTCGATCCGGTTACATAAGATACAATAACCACCAAGTTAGTCTAAATtcaattaaatacaatattttacaggtccttcAATTTCTTATTGATAGCTTATATTTCCATGAAGGACCTGTGTAATTTATTGCATGTATTTTATGTTCTATGTAATCATTCTAAGTAATGTATAGGGAAAATAGAGAAATTGTTCTGAGGCAGCAATCTGAGTATAGTTAGTTGTGTGTTTATCAGCTGTTGTTAAAATCTAGATGAATATCAGAACAGCtaaagaaaaagacattaaCTTAAACTTGTGAGTATTAATTTATCTGAAACTTTATTCTTCATATTTGATGAATTGTGTGCTTGCCTGTAGACAAATTTTACACGTTTGTGTGTTCAGCAATCAGCAATTATTTGGAAATAATTGGAAGTGTATCAACTGAACACTGTCTCCATTACCAAAATTACATCACCAAATTACATCTTCTTTTCCACGTTCCTTAAAGAGAATTTACAATTACATATCAGTTAATTTCATGGAAACTATTAGGAAACTATAACACCtacaatacagtaaatacatagTCTTTATTGATCCAGGAGGGAAATTTGTTTTTGCAATCTGCACGTCTCacgagaaaaaaatcaaaaagtcaaagatggtggaaatatatatatatatatctgtacaCTCATTCATGCCCCTTTTTGGtacctttgttgttgttgttgttttatgtttttctttaaaaacacttttaatatgaatgtaattaGTTAATGAATACTTGATGCAGTTGATCTTCATTAATGTTAACATATAAAAAACCTGGTTAAGCTCAATTCCCTTACAAAAACAGTTTAAGTGGTGTCACCCTTCACTGCTTCCTTGCATACATAGTGCACATGGTTGTGATTGCAGCGGCATTAACATGGAGtaaagagaaagggaagaaaaatgtgtcatgttTCTGGGTTTAAACTGCTCGGAGTGTCTCTGTATTAGTCCTGTCATGCAGCTCTCTGTTTGAACTCTGGACTCAATGCAACAGTACTGGTTATGTGCTTTTTGAGAGAGGACATAGTCACCATAGTGACAGCAACAGATGCCCGAGTCTGTTGCCTCAGAGACTGCTTCTATACTGTCGCCATGATAACTGCACATCCATTAATGAACCCTTTGATAGCAGTTTTTTTATATTGCACAATGCAGACTCCTCTTTTTCAGATCATGATTATACTGACTGCACATTAATGGTGAAAGATGACAAAGCGGCCCTCCCAGATGATCCAATACAACACAATGAAAGCAGATCAATCACCTTAATGAATGAAGCAAATGAATGGGAGCAGTCAGAGCTGATTACTACACTCCTgtgctgctctgctccgctgttTCTGTTGAGTAATGAACCTTACATAAGCTGCAGTGCTGTACTATTTGACTGATGCCTAAAGGTGATGTGACACTACTACGGCCCGGCTAATCATCCAGAGAATACTCCCATTCATTCCTTTTCAGAATGAAGTGGCCCACCTGTGTTTTCACAGGGCTCTGGAGGCCTGGAGAAAGCTTTCTAAGTCAGGGGGGGAAACAGTAGTCCTGTAGCCCAGCCATGCTGCTGCTCACTGGGGCTTTTATCGCAGAGTAATCCCCTACAACAAACAGAATGGGCGGCATGTGCATACGCAGCTGTCGCAGTCTTAGTGCAAGTGGTGTCATGTTAAATCACAGGAATGGACTGA
It encodes:
- the myog gene encoding myogenin is translated as MELFETNPYFFPDQRFYEGGDSYFPSRLPGGYDQGGYQDRNSMMGLCGSLSGGVGVGVTGTEDKASPSSLSPHSEPHCPGQCLPWACKLCKRKTVTMDRRRAATLREKRRLKKVNEAFDALKRSTLMNPNQRLPKVEILRSAIQYIERLQALVSSLNQQDTETGQQGLHYRPGPAQPRVSSSSEPSSGSTCCSSPEWSSTPEQCTQSYSSEDLLSAADSPEQGNMQALTSIVDSITAADGAVAFPVDIPK